A window of Infirmifilum lucidum contains these coding sequences:
- a CDS encoding acetate--CoA ligase family protein, whose translation MTSSLKPLFEPKGVAVIGASREEDKPGHIILKHLLENYNRGILKAPVYPVNPNADAILGVKVYKSVKDLPPEVDLAVVVVPARIVPQVVRELGERGVKAAVVISSGFSEIGRHDLEEELVREASRGGVRVLGPNCIGVFSPWSGVDTIFLPYYKKLRDGREVLSTPRPPKGHVALISQSGAVGTAALDYMSGEKIGLSYFFSVGNKADVDEVDLLQELEGDANTWVILLYLESIKRGREFIGVAERVAQSKPIVALKAGRTQAGRRAAASHTASLAGVDEVYEAAFRRAGVIRAHDIEELFDFAKAFVSQPPPSGSRVAIVTDGGGAGVMATDMAETLGLQVPELTGEARDKLEDLRRRGVLPEFSQVSNPVDLTGSATSEMFVEATRVLLESDEIDAIAVLALHQVPGIPDPLDLARKISELASNYSKPLVAVDTGWSEMAVLEREEFDMNGIPSYPTPERAVKALWALYKYGEFLRKKGVFSRYMEEFLERKRRKYVNYK comes from the coding sequence ATGACTAGCAGTTTAAAACCACTCTTTGAGCCTAAAGGGGTAGCTGTTATTGGCGCATCACGCGAAGAGGATAAACCCGGTCACATAATACTGAAACACCTACTCGAGAACTACAACAGGGGGATTCTCAAGGCCCCTGTTTACCCTGTCAATCCAAACGCAGACGCTATTCTAGGCGTAAAAGTCTACAAGAGCGTGAAAGACCTCCCACCCGAAGTCGACCTTGCCGTGGTAGTCGTCCCAGCTAGGATAGTCCCGCAGGTTGTACGGGAACTCGGCGAGAGAGGAGTAAAAGCCGCAGTAGTTATTTCCTCGGGGTTCAGTGAGATAGGTAGGCATGACTTGGAGGAGGAGCTTGTACGAGAGGCCAGTAGAGGCGGCGTCAGGGTGTTGGGGCCCAACTGTATAGGTGTATTCTCGCCGTGGAGTGGTGTCGACACGATATTCCTGCCTTACTACAAGAAGCTGAGAGATGGGCGTGAAGTCCTGAGCACACCCAGGCCCCCAAAGGGTCATGTGGCTCTAATTTCTCAAAGCGGGGCTGTTGGAACAGCTGCCCTGGACTACATGTCTGGCGAGAAAATCGGGCTGTCGTACTTTTTCAGTGTCGGGAACAAGGCTGACGTGGACGAAGTAGACCTTCTCCAAGAGCTCGAGGGGGATGCTAATACATGGGTTATCCTCCTCTACCTTGAGAGTATAAAGAGAGGGAGAGAGTTCATTGGAGTTGCCGAGAGAGTGGCCCAAAGCAAACCAATTGTAGCCCTAAAAGCCGGGCGTACGCAGGCTGGAAGGCGCGCCGCCGCTTCCCACACGGCCTCCCTCGCCGGGGTAGACGAAGTATACGAGGCTGCCTTCAGGAGAGCTGGAGTTATACGGGCCCACGATATTGAAGAACTCTTCGACTTCGCAAAGGCTTTTGTAAGCCAGCCACCACCCTCCGGATCCAGGGTTGCCATCGTAACTGATGGCGGTGGCGCTGGAGTCATGGCCACGGACATGGCTGAGACTCTTGGACTACAAGTCCCAGAGTTGACCGGGGAAGCCCGTGATAAACTTGAAGACCTCAGGAGGAGGGGTGTTCTTCCGGAGTTCTCGCAAGTATCAAACCCTGTAGACCTTACTGGCTCTGCTACGAGCGAAATGTTCGTGGAGGCAACGAGGGTACTGCTGGAGAGCGACGAGATCGACGCTATTGCTGTGCTCGCTCTCCACCAGGTTCCGGGTATTCCGGATCCTCTAGACTTAGCGCGGAAAATCTCCGAGCTGGCAAGCAACTACTCTAAGCCTCTCGTTGCCGTTGATACAGGTTGGAGTGAGATGGCAGTCTTAGAGCGGGAGGAATTCGACATGAACGGTATACCATCGTACCCAACCCCCGAGAGAGCAGTTAAAGCTCTCTGGGCTTTGTACAAGTACGGGGAGTTCTTGAGGAAAAAGGGAGTGTTCTCGAGGTACATGGAAGAGTTCCTAGAGAGAAAGAGGCGGAAATATGTTAACTACAAGTAA
- a CDS encoding V-type ATPase 116kDa subunit family protein, producing MITPEAIQRFRVAVPSEHEVSLLDALAVVGNVHLETPFEARSILPPLLVDVLEGKITPQVLNIDEALEVSRKVLRPDDILLRKVEEKVEEYKHLQKLKRLAERLYEVGVSPEDIGREKLGLRTDLLIVLDENLVDATTSLLSLGAIIRRARISGFEHALLTIYKRELEAKVNELKSVYAKKFELPPWFFDKPETVLKRIDEEELSVRKELHSLLIEVAGVLRDAVEFEKASRQEIIGNAYRAVRELRQKKELVREVLYTIASLKLAYKVCKENSFQLTRIGLSKEYCSFVQSIMKEDILPQRDLERILSSPPLKRNAQQLLEDILVFYKYLGVKELLNRASSRPLEASGKLLIAYGEEDLQSFCTEDTSKVYGAAIVTTGEVGWGFGCVLVAPEVIAESLANVMKSRYGALVFTSDGSAGELSDLAQDVDRRKRAIRNSIIAKVIVAGLMHYEVSLERVADQLGDRNIAELARLFREAFEVTPPRPLPQEERFTFLRNLISSVDGVVEDLKHLSEEVRNILELPSEEMMQKIDMQLVIIRDILRKIEEYVSYEQTLEAMYRAQPLLSEVRVFRSRRITIAEGYVPARYSEVLEQELLRRVPRILYFKLEKIPRKERAPTFIEAKGLRRYLYKLTLMRGTPAYWEVDPTLIFTALFTIMYGMMFGDIGQGLLLMLFGLWLLKTKYPLLGISREGASTLGALATLAGISSTFFGALYGFMFFLIQLSSPVISPIHDVYGIISVALWFGVAQLLLAMTLNVINLVRFGDIAGALFSGMGGMGILFYSSGVIIAYKLASSGFNFGALSSPDASLLLWLIVGSLIAVLGFGFYEARSTGHREKFMHAMSEVIEMIIAFPANSLSYIRLAAFAMAHEAFGILGENMAHFAGWAASYLVANLLVLAIEALAVGIQAMRLTYYEFSTKFFKGEGIEFKPVVQAVEVSGRR from the coding sequence TTGATAACGCCAGAAGCCATTCAGAGATTCAGAGTAGCCGTTCCCTCAGAGCACGAGGTTAGCCTTCTAGACGCCCTAGCAGTTGTTGGGAATGTTCACTTAGAGACACCTTTTGAGGCCAGGAGCATCCTGCCGCCCCTCTTGGTTGACGTCCTCGAGGGCAAAATCACGCCGCAGGTACTAAACATCGACGAAGCACTCGAGGTCTCGAGAAAGGTCTTAAGGCCTGACGACATATTGCTAAGGAAAGTAGAGGAAAAAGTAGAGGAATACAAACACTTGCAGAAACTGAAGAGGCTCGCAGAGCGGCTATATGAGGTAGGCGTGTCGCCTGAAGACATAGGAAGAGAGAAACTAGGCCTCCGAACAGATTTACTTATCGTTTTGGACGAAAACCTGGTTGATGCGACAACATCACTGCTTTCACTGGGAGCAATCATCCGCCGGGCAAGGATCTCCGGGTTTGAACACGCGTTGCTCACGATATACAAGCGTGAACTAGAGGCGAAAGTCAATGAGTTAAAGTCTGTATACGCAAAGAAGTTTGAGCTGCCTCCCTGGTTCTTTGACAAACCTGAAACCGTGCTCAAAAGGATAGATGAAGAGGAGCTGAGTGTAAGGAAAGAACTACACAGCCTACTCATAGAGGTGGCAGGGGTTCTCCGGGACGCTGTCGAATTTGAGAAAGCCTCGCGGCAAGAGATAATAGGCAACGCCTACCGGGCAGTTAGAGAGCTTCGCCAGAAAAAGGAGCTCGTCAGGGAGGTACTTTACACCATAGCTTCACTTAAGTTAGCATACAAGGTATGCAAGGAAAATTCCTTCCAGCTCACTAGAATAGGCCTTAGCAAGGAGTACTGCTCCTTTGTTCAGTCAATCATGAAGGAGGACATATTACCTCAACGCGACCTTGAAAGGATATTGTCGTCTCCTCCTTTGAAGAGAAATGCGCAGCAGCTCCTAGAAGATATCCTAGTTTTCTACAAGTACCTCGGTGTTAAAGAGCTATTGAACAGGGCTTCATCGAGACCTCTAGAGGCCAGCGGAAAACTCCTCATTGCCTATGGGGAGGAGGATTTGCAGAGCTTCTGCACCGAGGACACAAGCAAAGTGTATGGAGCGGCTATAGTCACCACGGGAGAAGTGGGCTGGGGCTTCGGGTGCGTTCTAGTAGCACCTGAAGTCATCGCTGAGAGCCTAGCTAACGTGATGAAATCCCGGTATGGAGCACTTGTATTCACATCTGATGGCAGCGCTGGCGAGCTAAGCGACCTGGCACAGGATGTAGATAGACGGAAGCGGGCTATCAGGAACTCGATCATAGCTAAAGTCATTGTGGCTGGACTGATGCACTACGAGGTTAGCTTGGAGAGGGTCGCCGACCAGCTTGGCGATAGGAACATAGCCGAACTTGCGCGCCTATTTAGGGAGGCATTTGAAGTTACACCTCCCAGGCCGCTACCCCAAGAGGAGAGGTTTACATTCCTCAGGAACCTTATCAGTAGCGTCGACGGTGTAGTTGAAGACCTCAAGCACTTAAGCGAGGAGGTTAGGAACATCCTCGAGCTGCCCTCCGAGGAGATGATGCAGAAGATTGACATGCAGCTAGTGATTATTCGAGACATTCTGAGGAAGATAGAGGAGTACGTCTCGTATGAGCAGACTCTAGAGGCTATGTACCGTGCACAGCCCCTGCTCAGCGAGGTCAGAGTCTTTAGGAGCAGGAGGATAACAATAGCTGAAGGGTACGTACCTGCAAGGTACAGCGAGGTTTTAGAACAGGAACTCCTACGACGTGTTCCTCGAATACTTTACTTTAAGCTTGAAAAAATTCCGAGAAAGGAGAGAGCTCCTACCTTCATAGAGGCGAAGGGTCTACGGAGATACCTGTATAAACTCACCTTGATGCGAGGCACGCCTGCATACTGGGAGGTAGATCCCACACTGATATTTACCGCCCTCTTCACGATAATGTACGGCATGATGTTCGGCGACATTGGCCAGGGCTTACTGCTAATGCTCTTTGGCTTGTGGCTGCTCAAGACGAAATACCCCCTACTGGGAATCAGCCGTGAAGGCGCGAGTACCCTCGGAGCACTGGCCACGCTCGCCGGGATTTCCAGCACGTTCTTCGGGGCTCTTTACGGCTTCATGTTCTTCTTAATACAGCTCAGTAGCCCGGTTATCAGTCCTATCCACGATGTGTACGGTATAATCTCGGTAGCACTGTGGTTTGGAGTAGCGCAACTATTACTCGCAATGACGCTCAACGTCATCAACCTCGTAAGGTTCGGCGACATCGCTGGTGCGCTGTTCAGCGGGATGGGGGGCATGGGTATTTTATTCTATTCATCAGGCGTCATAATAGCCTACAAGCTGGCTTCTAGCGGCTTTAACTTCGGAGCTCTAAGTTCGCCCGACGCTTCCTTGCTTCTGTGGCTTATCGTAGGGTCGCTGATCGCAGTTTTGGGCTTCGGCTTCTACGAGGCGAGATCCACCGGGCACAGAGAAAAGTTCATGCATGCAATGTCAGAGGTCATTGAGATGATAATAGCGTTCCCAGCCAACTCTCTCTCCTATATACGTCTCGCCGCCTTTGCTATGGCTCACGAAGCTTTTGGAATACTAGGTGAGAACATGGCGCACTTTGCCGGCTGGGCAGCGAGCTACCTGGTGGCAAACCTCTTGGTTCTAGCAATAGAGGCTCTAGCCGTAGGCATTCAAGCAATGAGGCTAACCTACTACGAGTTCTCGACGAAATTCTTCAAGGGAGAGGGCATAGAGTTTAAGCCGGTAGTTCAGGCAGTTGAGGTGTCAGGGAGGAGATAA
- a CDS encoding ATP synthase subunit C produces the protein MKGKKVLIVLLAANVAMLLASISVLASAATRILQPASPAAEARALDLPGAIALLAGAIAVAGSTLASGIALRGVATAGFAAAAEKPELTTWMLIMGGLAEGIAVYGLLLAILILGRI, from the coding sequence ATGAAGGGAAAAAAAGTGCTGATTGTACTGCTTGCAGCTAACGTTGCAATGCTCCTGGCGTCAATATCTGTCCTAGCTTCCGCGGCAACAAGAATTCTCCAGCCAGCTTCACCAGCAGCAGAAGCACGCGCACTGGATCTACCAGGCGCCATAGCTCTACTAGCGGGTGCCATAGCCGTTGCTGGGTCTACCCTGGCCTCTGGTATAGCCTTGAGAGGAGTTGCCACCGCGGGGTTTGCCGCTGCCGCCGAGAAACCGGAGCTAACAACGTGGATGCTTATAATGGGCGGCTTAGCCGAGGGTATAGCGGTCTACGGCCTACTCCTAGCCATACTAATACTAGGCAGGATCTAA
- a CDS encoding 50S ribosomal protein L35ae encodes MRGWILSFRLGRKRYYPRQVIIEVENPVNLHQLIGRKVVWVHPKGKKFIGKIVRKHGNRGTRFIAYFRRQLPGIALGSEVNIV; translated from the coding sequence GTGAGGGGTTGGATACTCTCGTTCAGGCTTGGGAGAAAGCGGTACTATCCGAGGCAAGTAATAATAGAGGTGGAGAACCCCGTGAACCTGCACCAGTTGATAGGAAGGAAGGTTGTCTGGGTGCATCCTAAGGGGAAGAAGTTCATCGGGAAAATAGTGAGAAAGCATGGGAATAGGGGTACACGGTTCATCGCGTACTTTAGGAGGCAGCTCCCGGGCATTGCCTTGGGATCAGAGGTAAATATTGTCTAG
- the rpiA gene encoding ribose 5-phosphate isomerase A, giving the protein MDITALRLKAVEEALKLVKDGMLIGLGSGTTIRLFVEKLAERVRREGLEVYFVSTSYDTSFLASKLGLLERPLLEEKPAIAFDGADAVFPGKWVVKGIGGALFREKIVDYYSKEYVILVDEGKLKSTPSDVAVPLEVHPFSVSQVLAELRNFEGVKSATLRVADKGKIGPVVSDNGNFLVDAVFSDVLLPENLERELMTLPGVVANGVFAIKRPSRIYVGARDGVHIIQ; this is encoded by the coding sequence GTGGACATTACAGCATTAAGGCTGAAGGCCGTAGAGGAGGCCTTAAAGCTCGTCAAAGATGGGATGCTTATAGGGCTCGGGAGCGGGACTACCATTAGGCTCTTTGTAGAGAAACTGGCCGAGAGAGTTAGGAGAGAAGGCCTGGAAGTATATTTTGTGTCAACGTCGTATGATACGAGCTTCCTGGCCTCGAAGCTAGGCTTGCTCGAGAGACCTCTACTCGAAGAGAAACCAGCCATAGCTTTTGACGGTGCAGATGCCGTCTTCCCGGGTAAGTGGGTTGTCAAGGGCATAGGCGGCGCGCTCTTCAGGGAGAAGATAGTAGACTACTACTCTAAGGAGTACGTGATACTCGTAGACGAAGGCAAGCTTAAAAGTACACCCAGTGACGTGGCAGTCCCACTAGAAGTGCACCCGTTTTCCGTCAGCCAGGTTCTAGCCGAGCTGAGGAACTTTGAGGGGGTTAAATCTGCGACGCTGAGAGTTGCGGACAAAGGCAAAATAGGCCCAGTGGTCTCCGATAACGGAAATTTCCTGGTGGACGCTGTCTTTTCGGACGTCCTCCTTCCAGAGAACCTGGAAAGAGAGCTCATGACGCTTCCGGGCGTGGTAGCAAACGGCGTGTTCGCGATAAAGAGGCCTTCGAGAATATACGTTGGGGCAAGGGACGGCGTTCACATAATCCAATAA
- the pdo gene encoding protein disulfide oxidoreductase → MPVEYDEELVSELTRMFAGLKNPVIIRYFRDPEAECMYCDDTEQILELVNKTSNGKVKIEKYSSRDPEARKYNIPMFPAILIHGVDEWNIRYFGIPAGYEFGAFVEDILDASTGKLEIDPKLAELLNKYVVSPTRIMIFVTPTCPYCPLAVRASHRFAMVNKNIYGDMIEALEFSDLADMYGVYAVPKNVIQVNGEDRVEFEGAAPDPYFVAKILEAYSIELPQELREAIAGIGIEETVSEVEEHEHHHHH, encoded by the coding sequence ATGCCGGTTGAATACGATGAAGAATTAGTGAGCGAGCTCACCAGGATGTTTGCTGGGCTCAAGAACCCAGTCATCATAAGGTACTTTAGAGACCCTGAGGCAGAGTGCATGTACTGTGACGACACAGAGCAGATCCTAGAGTTAGTGAATAAGACATCTAACGGGAAGGTGAAGATTGAGAAGTATTCGAGCAGAGACCCCGAAGCCAGGAAATATAACATCCCCATGTTCCCCGCAATACTAATTCACGGGGTTGACGAATGGAACATAAGGTATTTCGGCATACCCGCAGGCTACGAGTTCGGGGCTTTTGTGGAGGACATACTGGACGCCTCGACAGGTAAACTCGAGATAGATCCTAAGCTAGCTGAACTGTTAAATAAATACGTCGTTAGTCCGACGAGAATAATGATATTCGTCACCCCCACGTGCCCCTACTGCCCCCTAGCCGTGAGGGCTTCGCATAGGTTCGCAATGGTCAACAAGAACATATACGGTGACATGATAGAAGCCCTAGAGTTCAGCGACCTAGCCGACATGTACGGGGTTTACGCTGTGCCGAAGAACGTTATACAGGTCAACGGCGAAGACAGGGTAGAGTTTGAGGGAGCGGCTCCAGACCCCTACTTTGTTGCGAAAATACTGGAGGCCTACAGTATAGAACTACCGCAAGAGCTCCGGGAGGCCATAGCTGGAATCGGGATTGAAGAGACGGTGTCAGAGGTTGAGGAA